From a single Nocardioides panacis genomic region:
- a CDS encoding Rv3235 family protein, whose product MSSTNPPAPLPPPVQARRPPGLPGELATVTRLGPPSDEREVVPVAEVQGSLALDPRRARSSPAAPELRLVPGTGSREQREVQAWAARFAQATVEVLGGDRPLPQLLRWTTARVYQDLDRRVRILGRTAPAPDRLRTIRPQVRSVHVFLPQPGSAEVSVHVRHGQRSRAIAARLERRHGRWTCVALQLG is encoded by the coding sequence ATGAGCAGCACGAACCCGCCCGCCCCGCTCCCGCCGCCGGTCCAGGCCCGACGCCCGCCGGGCCTGCCCGGCGAGCTGGCGACCGTCACCCGGCTCGGTCCGCCGTCCGACGAGCGCGAGGTGGTGCCGGTCGCCGAGGTGCAGGGCAGTCTCGCGCTGGACCCGCGGCGGGCCCGCAGCTCCCCGGCCGCGCCGGAGCTGCGCCTGGTGCCCGGCACCGGGTCCCGCGAGCAGCGCGAGGTGCAGGCCTGGGCGGCCCGGTTCGCGCAGGCCACCGTCGAGGTGCTCGGCGGGGACCGGCCGCTCCCGCAGCTGCTGCGCTGGACGACCGCGCGGGTCTACCAGGACCTCGACCGGCGGGTCCGCATCCTGGGGCGGACCGCACCGGCCCCGGACCGGCTGCGCACCATCCGGCCGCAGGTGCGCAGCGTGCACGTCTTCCTGCCCCAGCCCGGCAGCGCCGAGGTCAGCGTGCACGTGCGGCACGGGCAGCGGTCCCGGGCCATCGCCGCCCGGCTCGAGCGGCGGCACGGCCGGTGGACCTGTGTGGCCCTGCAGCTCGGCTGA
- a CDS encoding helix-turn-helix domain-containing protein: MGDFSAIRPGTNLPAYARELVRMHDAVIGGGRSPLQPRALVARSWSRVLEAGLDPDGRHPRDPLPMDQVLARRRESPVALVIEELRAIISSVADASQFLMVVTDADGIILWREGAARVRGRADSLGFEEGAEWTEEVVGTNAIGTALAEASPVQLFSAEHFEAEQHPWYCTAAPIHDPRTGELLGIVDVSGPAMTLHPAIVALVETAVRLAESQLWRHHELRLERLRAVAAPVLASVTGPLLLVDDHGWVAHTAGIAAQARIAVPRDRRPLTVPGLGLCLPEPLGDGWLVRPAGGETRIVMTLDLTGPPAVAVSGERPWRAPLTARHAEILLLLHRAGRSGLSAAALSSRLYGDAEHVVAVRAEVSRLRRTLGGVVESQPYRISPAVEMAVLGAPAG; encoded by the coding sequence GTGGGCGACTTCAGCGCGATCCGGCCGGGCACCAACCTCCCGGCCTACGCCCGCGAGCTGGTCCGGATGCACGACGCGGTGATCGGCGGCGGCCGCTCGCCGCTGCAGCCCCGCGCCCTGGTGGCCCGCTCGTGGTCCCGGGTCCTGGAGGCCGGTCTCGACCCGGACGGCCGGCACCCGCGCGACCCGCTGCCGATGGACCAGGTGCTCGCGCGTCGCCGGGAGTCGCCGGTGGCGCTGGTCATCGAGGAGCTGCGGGCGATCATCTCCTCGGTCGCCGACGCCTCGCAGTTCCTGATGGTGGTCACCGACGCCGACGGGATCATCCTGTGGCGCGAGGGCGCCGCCCGGGTGCGCGGCCGGGCCGACTCGCTGGGCTTCGAGGAGGGCGCGGAGTGGACCGAGGAGGTGGTCGGGACCAACGCGATCGGCACCGCGCTGGCCGAGGCGAGCCCGGTGCAGCTGTTCTCCGCGGAGCACTTCGAGGCCGAGCAGCACCCGTGGTACTGCACGGCGGCGCCGATCCACGACCCCCGCACCGGCGAGCTGCTCGGCATCGTGGACGTCAGCGGCCCGGCGATGACCCTGCACCCGGCGATCGTCGCGCTGGTCGAGACGGCGGTGCGCCTCGCCGAGTCCCAGCTGTGGCGGCACCACGAGCTGCGCCTCGAGCGGCTGCGGGCGGTCGCGGCGCCGGTGCTGGCCTCGGTGACCGGGCCGCTGCTGCTCGTCGACGACCACGGCTGGGTCGCGCACACCGCCGGCATCGCGGCGCAGGCCCGGATCGCGGTGCCTCGCGACCGCCGGCCGCTGACCGTGCCGGGCCTCGGCCTCTGCCTGCCCGAGCCGCTCGGCGACGGCTGGCTGGTCCGGCCGGCCGGGGGCGAGACGCGGATCGTGATGACCCTGGACCTGACCGGGCCGCCCGCGGTCGCGGTCTCCGGGGAGCGCCCGTGGCGGGCTCCGCTCACCGCCCGGCACGCCGAGATCCTGCTGCTCCTGCACCGCGCGGGACGGTCCGGGCTGAGCGCGGCGGCGCTGAGCAGCCGGCTGTACGGCGACGCGGAGCACGTGGTCGCGGTGCGCGCGGAGGTGTCCCGGCTGCGCCGTACGCTCGGCGGGGTGGTGGAGAGCCAGCCCTACCGGATCTCCCCGGCCGTGGAGATGGCCGTGCTCGGGGCGCCCGCCGGCTGA
- a CDS encoding NAD(P)/FAD-dependent oxidoreductase: protein MTQTLDSPSTTSPAQQRVDAWLADFEAALAARDVERAAGMFATDCYWRDLVAFTWNLKTVEGRAGVTDLLRETLEGTDPSGFRTAEPPDEADGVTTAWIEFETAVGRGRGLLRLTEEGAWTLLTTLYELKGHEEPKGTERPRGAEHGANRSRETWTEKREREARELGYETQPYVLVVGGGQGGIALSARLRQLGVPTIVIDKRARPGDQWRSRYKSLCLHDPVWYDHLPYIKFPENWPVFAPKDKIADWLESYTKVMELNYWSSTEAKSASYDETSGEWTVHVEREGQPLVLRPKQLVLATGMSGKPNLPTYEGMDTFRGDQHHSSAHPGPDAYAGRKAVVIGSNNSAFDICGSLWEKGADVTMVQRSSTHIVRSDSLMDIGLGALYSEEALASGMTTEKADLVFASLPYRIMHEFQIPLYDAMRERDADFYDRLEKSGFLHDWGDDGSGLFMKYLRRGSGYYIDVGAADLVADGDVEARARPGRAAHRALGGARRRHRARGRPGGLRDRLRLDERLGRRPDRPGDRRQGRQGVGPRVGHHQGPWSLGGRAAQHVEAHPAGGAVVPRRQPAPVPALLAVPRPAAQGPGRGHRHPGLRPAGGAPRQLTPRPPPREAGAGRLSR, encoded by the coding sequence ATGACCCAGACGCTCGACTCCCCCAGCACCACGAGCCCGGCCCAGCAGCGGGTGGACGCCTGGCTCGCCGACTTCGAGGCCGCGCTCGCCGCGCGGGACGTCGAACGGGCCGCGGGGATGTTCGCCACCGACTGCTACTGGCGCGACCTGGTCGCGTTCACCTGGAACCTGAAGACCGTCGAGGGCCGTGCGGGGGTCACGGACCTGCTCCGGGAGACCCTGGAGGGCACCGACCCGAGCGGCTTCCGGACCGCCGAGCCGCCGGACGAGGCCGACGGGGTGACCACGGCGTGGATCGAGTTCGAGACCGCGGTCGGACGCGGGCGCGGCCTGCTGCGGCTCACCGAGGAGGGCGCCTGGACGCTGCTCACCACGCTCTACGAGCTGAAGGGTCACGAGGAGCCGAAGGGCACCGAGCGGCCCCGGGGCGCCGAGCACGGCGCGAACCGGAGCCGGGAGACGTGGACGGAGAAGCGCGAGCGGGAGGCCCGCGAGCTCGGCTACGAGACCCAGCCCTACGTGCTCGTCGTCGGCGGCGGCCAGGGCGGCATCGCGCTGTCCGCGCGGCTGCGGCAGCTCGGCGTGCCGACCATCGTGATCGACAAGCGCGCGCGCCCCGGGGACCAGTGGCGCAGCCGCTACAAGTCGCTGTGCCTGCACGACCCGGTCTGGTACGACCACCTGCCCTACATCAAGTTCCCCGAGAACTGGCCGGTGTTCGCCCCCAAGGACAAGATCGCGGACTGGCTGGAGTCCTACACCAAGGTGATGGAGCTCAACTACTGGTCGAGCACCGAGGCCAAAAGCGCGTCGTACGACGAGACCAGCGGCGAGTGGACGGTCCACGTCGAGCGCGAGGGCCAGCCCTTGGTGCTCCGGCCGAAGCAGCTGGTCCTGGCCACCGGGATGAGCGGCAAGCCGAACCTGCCCACCTACGAGGGCATGGACACCTTCCGCGGCGACCAGCACCACTCCTCCGCGCACCCCGGCCCGGACGCGTACGCCGGCAGGAAGGCCGTGGTGATCGGGTCGAACAACTCCGCCTTCGACATCTGCGGGTCGCTGTGGGAGAAGGGCGCCGACGTCACGATGGTGCAGCGCAGCTCGACGCACATCGTGCGCTCGGACTCGCTGATGGACATCGGGCTGGGCGCGCTCTACAGCGAGGAGGCGCTGGCCTCGGGGATGACCACCGAGAAGGCCGACCTGGTGTTCGCCTCGCTGCCCTACCGGATCATGCACGAGTTCCAGATCCCGCTGTACGACGCGATGCGCGAGCGGGACGCGGACTTCTACGACCGGCTCGAGAAGTCCGGCTTCCTGCACGACTGGGGCGACGACGGCTCAGGGCTGTTCATGAAGTACCTCCGTCGCGGCTCGGGCTACTACATCGACGTGGGCGCGGCCGACCTGGTCGCCGACGGCGACGTGGAAGCTCGCGCACGGCCAGGTCGAGCGGCTCACCGAGCACTCGGTGGTGCTCGCCGACGGCACCGAGCTCGAGGCCGACCTGGTGGTCTACGCGACCGGCTACGGCTCGATGAACGGCTGGGCCGCCGACCTGATCGACCAGGCGACCGCCGACAAGGTCGGCAAGGTGTGGGGCCTCGGGTCGGACACCACCAAGGACCCTGGTCCCTGGGAGGGCGAGCAGCGCAACATGTGGAAGCCCACCCAGCAGGAGGCGCTGTGGTTCCACGGCGGCAACCTGCACCAGTCCCGGCACTACTCGCTGTACCTCGCCCTGCAGCTCAAGGCCCGGGCCGAGGGCATCGACACCCCGGTCTACGGCCTGCAGGAGGTGCACCACGCCAGCTGACCCCCCGGCCCCCGCCACGGGAGGCGGGGGCCGGGCGGCTCAGCCGTTGA
- the secA gene encoding preprotein translocase subunit SecA, producing MPAILDKILRIGEGKILRQLEAISRAVNAIEDDFTSMTDEELQGQTAEFRRRLEAGETLDDLMPEAFATVREAAKRVLGQRHYDVQVMGGAALHLGNIAEMKTGEGKTLVSTLPAYLNALSGDGVHVVTVNDYLAKYHAEWMGRVHQFLGLSVGMILPEMTPAERRVAYAADITYGTNNELGFDYLRDNMANSIEECVQRGHNFAIVDEVDSILIDEARTPLIISGPTQDEVRWYGEFATIARQMTKDVDYEVDEKKRTISVLEPGITRVEDYLGIDNLYDSVNTPLISFMNNAIKAKELFRNDKEYVVLNGEVLIVDEHTGRMLAGRRYNEGLHQAIEAKEGVEIREEYQTLATVTLQNYFRLYDKLSGMTGTAMTEASEFDKIYKLGVVPIPTNKPLARTDAADLVYRTEEAKYVAVVDDIAERHKNGQPVLVGTVSVEKSELLAGLLTKRGIPHTVLNAKQHDNEAKIVALAGHKGAVTVATNMAGRGTDIMLGGSVDFLADQELRAAGLDPLEDGDAYSAAWPAAVERIKAQVAAEHDEVKAAGGLYVVGTERHESRRIDNQLRGRSGRQGDPGETRFYLSLEDELMRLFKSDWVDWVLTTLKVPDDVPIENKRVTGAIASAQGQVESQNFDSRKNVLKYDDVMNRQREVIYGERRAVLEGADLHEQIRDMVDDVVEGYVTAATDGFPEEWDLDALWAALKQLYPVTRTLAAVEDEAGGRNGLTRDQLVEDLKADAQAAYDAREAEFGEDVMRELERRVLLSVLDRKWREHLYEMDYLREGIGLRAYSQRDPLVEYQREGFDMFRAMMDGIKEEAVGYLFNLEVQVDEEPEVDHTGHAHTLADQGVEVGPALAQAAASTHTGEHPAIRAKGLDGPRAPQKLSYSAPSEDGDAEVVGAPEQVADAEFAGTSRNADCPCGSGKKYKKCHGAPGGPTGLTTRVNG from the coding sequence GTGCCTGCCATCCTCGACAAGATCCTCCGCATCGGCGAGGGCAAGATCCTCCGGCAGCTCGAGGCCATCTCGCGCGCCGTGAACGCCATCGAGGACGACTTCACCTCGATGACGGACGAGGAGCTCCAGGGCCAGACCGCGGAGTTCCGTCGGCGGCTCGAGGCCGGCGAGACGCTCGACGACCTGATGCCCGAGGCGTTCGCCACGGTCCGCGAGGCGGCCAAGCGGGTGCTCGGCCAGCGGCACTACGACGTGCAGGTGATGGGCGGCGCGGCGCTGCACCTCGGCAACATCGCCGAGATGAAGACCGGTGAGGGCAAGACGCTGGTCTCCACGCTGCCGGCGTACCTGAACGCGCTGTCCGGCGACGGCGTCCACGTGGTGACCGTCAACGACTACCTCGCGAAGTACCACGCCGAGTGGATGGGCCGGGTGCACCAGTTCCTCGGCCTCAGCGTCGGCATGATCCTGCCGGAGATGACCCCGGCCGAGCGCCGGGTCGCCTACGCGGCCGACATCACCTACGGCACGAACAACGAGCTGGGCTTCGACTACCTGCGCGACAACATGGCGAACTCCATCGAGGAGTGCGTGCAGCGCGGCCACAACTTCGCGATCGTGGACGAGGTCGACTCGATCCTCATCGACGAGGCCCGCACCCCGCTGATCATCTCCGGCCCGACCCAGGACGAGGTCCGCTGGTACGGCGAGTTCGCCACCATCGCGCGGCAGATGACCAAGGACGTCGACTACGAGGTCGACGAGAAGAAGCGCACGATCTCCGTCCTCGAGCCGGGCATCACCCGCGTCGAGGACTACCTCGGCATCGACAACCTCTACGACTCGGTGAACACCCCGCTGATCTCGTTCATGAACAACGCGATCAAGGCCAAGGAGCTGTTCCGCAACGACAAGGAGTACGTCGTCCTCAACGGCGAGGTGCTGATCGTCGACGAGCACACCGGCCGGATGCTCGCGGGCCGCCGCTACAACGAGGGCCTGCACCAGGCCATCGAGGCCAAGGAGGGCGTGGAGATCCGCGAGGAGTACCAGACCCTCGCGACCGTCACCCTGCAGAACTACTTCCGGCTCTACGACAAGCTCTCGGGCATGACCGGCACGGCGATGACCGAGGCCTCGGAGTTCGACAAGATCTACAAGCTCGGCGTCGTCCCGATCCCGACCAACAAGCCGCTGGCGCGCACCGACGCGGCCGACCTGGTCTACCGCACCGAGGAGGCGAAGTACGTCGCGGTCGTCGACGACATCGCCGAGCGGCACAAGAACGGCCAGCCGGTGCTGGTCGGCACGGTGTCGGTGGAGAAGTCCGAGCTGCTCGCCGGGCTGCTGACCAAGCGCGGCATCCCGCACACCGTCCTGAACGCCAAGCAGCACGACAACGAGGCGAAGATCGTCGCGCTGGCCGGCCACAAGGGCGCGGTCACGGTCGCCACGAACATGGCCGGTCGAGGCACCGACATCATGCTCGGCGGCTCGGTGGACTTCCTGGCCGACCAGGAGCTGCGGGCCGCCGGTCTGGACCCGCTCGAGGACGGCGACGCCTACAGCGCCGCGTGGCCGGCGGCGGTGGAGCGGATCAAGGCGCAGGTCGCCGCGGAGCACGACGAGGTCAAGGCGGCCGGCGGGCTGTACGTCGTCGGCACCGAGCGCCACGAGTCGCGCCGCATCGACAACCAGCTGCGCGGCCGGTCCGGCCGGCAGGGCGACCCGGGCGAGACCCGGTTCTACCTGTCGCTCGAGGACGAGCTGATGCGGCTGTTCAAGTCCGACTGGGTCGACTGGGTGCTGACCACGCTCAAGGTCCCCGACGACGTGCCGATCGAGAACAAGCGCGTCACCGGCGCCATCGCGTCCGCGCAGGGCCAGGTCGAGTCGCAGAACTTCGACTCCCGCAAGAACGTCCTGAAGTACGACGACGTGATGAACCGGCAGCGCGAGGTCATCTACGGCGAGCGCCGCGCGGTGCTCGAGGGTGCCGACCTGCACGAGCAGATCCGGGACATGGTCGACGACGTCGTCGAGGGCTACGTCACCGCGGCCACCGACGGCTTCCCGGAGGAGTGGGACCTCGACGCGCTGTGGGCCGCGCTCAAGCAGCTCTACCCGGTGACCCGCACCCTGGCCGCGGTCGAGGACGAGGCCGGCGGCCGCAACGGGCTGACCCGCGACCAGCTCGTCGAGGACCTGAAGGCCGACGCGCAGGCGGCGTACGACGCCCGCGAGGCGGAGTTCGGCGAGGACGTGATGCGCGAGCTCGAGCGGCGCGTGCTGCTGTCCGTGCTGGACCGCAAGTGGCGCGAGCACCTCTACGAGATGGACTACCTGCGCGAGGGCATCGGGCTGCGCGCCTACTCCCAGCGCGACCCGCTCGTGGAGTACCAGCGCGAGGGCTTCGACATGTTCCGGGCCATGATGGACGGGATCAAGGAGGAGGCCGTGGGCTACCTCTTCAACCTCGAGGTGCAGGTCGACGAGGAGCCGGAGGTGGACCACACCGGCCACGCGCACACGCTCGCCGACCAGGGCGTCGAGGTCGGCCCGGCGCTCGCGCAGGCCGCCGCCTCCACGCACACCGGCGAGCACCCGGCGATCCGCGCGAAGGGCCTCGACGGCCCCCGGGCCCCGCAGAAGCTCTCCTACTCGGCGCCCTCCGAGGACGGCGACGCGGAGGTGGTCGGCGCTCCGGAGCAGGTCGCCGACGCCGAGTTCGCCGGCACCAGCCGCAACGCAGACTGCCCCTGCGGCTCGGGCAAGAAGTACAAGAAGTGCCACGGCGCACCGGGCGGGCCGACCGGCCTGACCACCCGCGTCAACGGCTGA
- a CDS encoding M23 family metallopeptidase, giving the protein MPDGLWALLFGWVLVVQPVQAPTVVEPASAPRFPVVGATDFGRFHHDYPATDVFARCGTRVVSPADGTVLEVSRTDTWDPATDRGADRGGRSFSVRGADGVRYYGSHLSAVRPGLRAGTVLRAGDPVGRVGNSGDARGIACHLHFGLSPVCRGTGDWRVRRGVVPPYRFLRSWQRGGHLDPAPAVRRWRAAHGCRG; this is encoded by the coding sequence GTGCCTGACGGTCTCTGGGCGCTGCTGTTCGGCTGGGTGCTGGTGGTCCAGCCGGTGCAGGCCCCGACCGTCGTCGAGCCGGCGTCCGCACCGCGCTTCCCGGTGGTCGGCGCGACCGACTTCGGCCGGTTCCACCACGACTACCCGGCCACCGACGTGTTCGCCCGCTGCGGCACCCGGGTGGTCTCCCCGGCCGACGGCACCGTCCTGGAGGTGTCCCGCACCGACACCTGGGACCCGGCCACCGACCGCGGCGCGGACCGGGGCGGCCGGTCGTTCTCGGTGCGGGGCGCCGACGGGGTGCGCTACTACGGCAGCCACCTGTCCGCCGTGCGTCCCGGGCTGCGGGCCGGCACCGTGCTGCGCGCCGGCGACCCGGTCGGCCGGGTGGGCAACAGCGGCGACGCCCGCGGGATCGCCTGCCACCTGCACTTCGGCCTGTCCCCGGTGTGCCGCGGCACCGGCGACTGGCGGGTGCGGCGCGGGGTCGTGCCGCCGTACCGGTTCCTGCGCAGCTGGCAGCGGGGCGGCCACCTCGACCCCGCCCCCGCCGTACGTCGCTGGCGTGCCGCGCACGGCTGCCGGGGCTGA
- a CDS encoding winged helix-turn-helix domain-containing protein, whose translation MTAGPSLSRAQARRVALVAQGFRDPRHTVPTMRTFDRTLSRTAVLQIDSVNVLARAHYMPLFSRMGPYDVDLLRRASEQQPRRIVEYWAHVAAFMPVELWPHMRHRMRAYEARGHEWEAVRHKPELVDSLLAEVAGRGPSTPRDLDEGLPRAKVHWGWNWSDTKKVMEYLFASGRLAVAGRNSAFERLYDLPENVIPREHLDAPEPTVEEASVELLRRAAVAHGVGTEFDLRDYFRMRPELTRPALATLVESGELLPVRIEGWHRQAYLHRDAALPRRVRARALLSPFDPVVWERERTERLFDFHYRIEIYVPEHKRVHGYYVLPFLLGDRIVGRVDLKADRRARTLLVHGAFAEPAAPEDTAAELAAELRDLADWLRLDDIVVGTRGDLAAELAVAVKADPGA comes from the coding sequence ATGACCGCCGGTCCCAGCCTCTCCCGCGCCCAGGCCCGCCGCGTCGCGCTCGTCGCGCAGGGCTTCCGGGACCCCCGGCACACGGTCCCCACGATGCGCACCTTCGACCGGACCCTGTCCCGCACGGCGGTCCTGCAGATCGACTCGGTCAACGTGCTGGCCCGGGCGCACTACATGCCGCTGTTCTCCCGGATGGGGCCCTACGACGTCGACCTGCTGCGCCGGGCGTCCGAGCAGCAGCCGCGCCGGATCGTGGAGTACTGGGCGCACGTCGCGGCGTTCATGCCCGTCGAGCTGTGGCCGCACATGCGGCACCGGATGCGGGCCTACGAGGCGCGCGGCCACGAGTGGGAGGCGGTCCGGCACAAGCCGGAGCTCGTCGACTCGCTGCTCGCCGAGGTCGCGGGCCGCGGCCCGTCGACCCCGCGCGACCTCGACGAGGGGCTGCCTCGCGCGAAGGTGCACTGGGGCTGGAACTGGTCGGACACCAAGAAGGTCATGGAGTACCTCTTCGCGTCCGGCCGGCTCGCCGTGGCCGGCCGCAACAGCGCCTTCGAGCGGCTCTACGACCTGCCCGAGAACGTGATCCCGCGCGAGCACCTCGACGCGCCCGAGCCGACCGTCGAGGAGGCCTCGGTGGAGCTGCTGCGCCGGGCGGCAGTGGCGCACGGCGTGGGCACCGAGTTCGACCTGCGCGACTACTTCCGGATGCGTCCGGAGCTCACCCGGCCGGCCCTCGCGACGCTGGTGGAGTCCGGTGAGCTGCTGCCGGTGCGGATCGAGGGCTGGCACCGCCAGGCCTACCTGCACCGGGACGCCGCGCTGCCGCGCCGGGTGCGGGCCCGCGCGCTGCTCTCGCCGTTCGACCCGGTGGTCTGGGAGCGCGAGCGCACCGAGCGGCTGTTCGACTTCCACTACCGGATCGAGATCTACGTCCCGGAGCACAAGCGGGTGCACGGCTACTACGTGCTGCCGTTCCTGCTCGGGGACCGGATCGTCGGCCGGGTGGACCTCAAGGCCGACCGGCGGGCCCGGACGCTGCTGGTCCACGGCGCCTTCGCCGAGCCCGCCGCCCCCGAGGACACCGCCGCCGAGCTCGCCGCCGAGCTGCGCGACCTGGCCGACTGGCTGCGGCTGGACGACATCGTGGTCGGGACCCGGGGCGACCTGGCCGCCGAGCTCGCCGTGGCCGTGAAGGCCGACCCGGGTGCCTGA
- a CDS encoding response regulator — protein sequence MAVVDDQELFRRGLTMLLGVEDDIQVVGEAGDGVAATELAASTVPDVILMDVRMPKRSGIEACVAIKEVAPTARIIMLTVSDEEADLYDAVKNGASGYLLKDSSIDEVAQAIRVVADGQSLISPSMAIKLLDEFKQMSRSDRQQVPSPRLTDRELEVLKLVAQGLNNREIAKRLFISENTVKNHVRNILEKLQLHSRMEAVMYAVREKLLDIP from the coding sequence GTGGCCGTCGTGGACGACCAGGAGCTGTTCCGGCGCGGTCTGACGATGCTCCTGGGTGTCGAGGACGACATCCAGGTCGTCGGCGAGGCCGGGGACGGCGTCGCCGCGACCGAGCTGGCCGCCTCCACGGTGCCCGACGTGATCCTGATGGACGTGCGGATGCCCAAGCGCTCGGGCATCGAGGCGTGCGTGGCGATCAAGGAGGTCGCCCCGACCGCCCGGATCATCATGCTCACCGTCAGCGACGAGGAGGCCGACCTCTACGACGCCGTCAAGAACGGCGCCTCGGGCTACCTCCTCAAGGACTCCTCGATCGACGAGGTCGCCCAGGCGATCCGGGTGGTCGCCGACGGCCAGTCGCTGATCAGCCCGTCGATGGCCATCAAGCTGCTCGACGAGTTCAAGCAGATGTCGCGCTCGGACCGCCAGCAGGTGCCGAGCCCGCGGCTCACCGACCGCGAGCTCGAGGTCCTCAAGCTCGTCGCGCAGGGCCTGAACAACCGGGAGATCGCCAAGCGGCTGTTCATCAGCGAGAACACCGTGAAGAACCACGTCCGGAACATCCTGGAGAAGCTCCAGCTGCACTCGCGCATGGAGGCGGTCATGTACGCCGTCCGCGAGAAGCTCCTCGACATCCCCTGA
- the hpf gene encoding ribosome hibernation-promoting factor, HPF/YfiA family — protein MDIVLNSRHCELTDRFRSHVEEKLARLEKHDHRVIRVEVEVEAERNPRQAERAVRVELTAFSKGPVVRAEAAADDKMAALDLALDKMVGQMRRAADRKRVHRGRHTPTSVSKALAGLEVADEAALVEESGDTTRHVGPITVLGDGPLVVREKVHSAEPMMLDQALYEMELVGHDFFLYVDKETERPSVVYRRRGYDYGVITLEVD, from the coding sequence ATGGACATCGTGCTCAACAGCCGCCACTGCGAGCTGACGGACCGGTTCCGCAGCCACGTCGAGGAGAAGCTCGCTCGATTGGAGAAGCACGACCATCGCGTCATCCGGGTCGAGGTCGAGGTCGAGGCCGAGCGCAACCCCCGCCAGGCCGAGCGCGCCGTGCGGGTGGAGCTGACCGCCTTCTCCAAGGGCCCGGTCGTCCGGGCCGAGGCCGCCGCCGACGACAAGATGGCCGCCCTGGACCTGGCCCTGGACAAGATGGTCGGCCAGATGCGCCGCGCCGCCGACCGCAAGCGCGTGCACCGCGGCCGCCACACCCCGACCTCCGTCTCCAAGGCGCTTGCCGGCCTGGAGGTCGCGGACGAGGCCGCCCTGGTCGAGGAGTCCGGCGACACCACCCGCCACGTCGGCCCGATCACCGTCCTCGGCGACGGCCCGCTGGTCGTCCGGGAGAAGGTCCACTCCGCCGAGCCGATGATGCTCGACCAGGCGCTCTACGAGATGGAGCTCGTCGGACACGACTTCTTCCTGTACGTCGACAAGGAGACCGAGCGACCCTCGGTGGTCTACCGCAGACGCGGCTACGACTACGGCGTGATCACGCTCGAGGTGGACTGA
- a CDS encoding ComF family protein, which produces MTEARGSLADAARDLLLGSACVGCGRPGRVLCPSCAASLPRHGRLSWPTPTPPGLAPPFAAGAYDGLLKVLVNEHKEHGVLALAAPLGRVLADVLGDLLAVAAVPGAPVLLVPVPSRRPVVRRRGHDPLLRTGRRAAVHLRRTGVPATVRQLLVPTGRVLDQSTLDAAARAANLAGSMAARPPRAGDRAATLVVVDDVLTTGSTVREAQRALETCGLRVAGVATVAATRRRAEWTGCPESGGFPTAHGAGALTSVYGVRPGPWLRRRSSVRGRARCHHRCLEPPGAPSASRCQSQAKRST; this is translated from the coding sequence ATGACCGAGGCCCGTGGCTCCCTCGCCGACGCCGCACGCGACCTGCTGCTCGGCAGCGCGTGCGTGGGCTGCGGACGGCCCGGCCGGGTGCTGTGCCCGTCCTGCGCCGCCTCCCTGCCCCGGCACGGCCGGCTCTCCTGGCCGACGCCGACCCCGCCGGGGCTGGCACCCCCGTTCGCCGCCGGTGCGTACGACGGCCTGCTCAAGGTGCTGGTCAACGAGCACAAGGAGCACGGCGTGCTCGCGCTGGCGGCCCCGCTCGGCCGGGTGCTGGCCGACGTGCTGGGCGACCTGCTGGCGGTGGCCGCGGTCCCGGGCGCGCCGGTGCTCCTCGTGCCGGTGCCGTCGCGCCGCCCGGTGGTGCGACGGCGCGGGCACGACCCGCTGCTGCGGACCGGGCGGCGGGCCGCCGTACACCTGCGCAGGACGGGCGTGCCGGCGACCGTGCGGCAGCTGCTGGTGCCGACCGGGCGGGTCCTGGACCAGTCCACCCTCGACGCCGCGGCCCGCGCCGCGAACCTCGCCGGGTCGATGGCCGCCCGGCCTCCCCGGGCCGGCGACCGGGCCGCGACCCTGGTGGTCGTCGACGACGTGCTGACCACCGGGTCGACCGTGCGGGAGGCGCAGCGGGCGCTGGAGACCTGCGGGCTGCGGGTGGCCGGGGTGGCGACGGTGGCCGCGACACGTCGGCGCGCGGAGTGGACCGGGTGTCCGGAATCGGGGGGGTTCCCTACCGCTCACGGGGCGGGCGCACTAACGTCTGTGTATGGAGTCCGTCCGGGTCCGTGGTTGCGTCGTCGGAGTTCTGTGCGAGGACGGGCCCGGTGTCACCACCGGTGCCTCGAGCCGCCCGGCGCCCCGTCGGCAAGCCGATGCCAGTCGCAGGCGAAACGGTCCACGTAA